The Acidimicrobiia bacterium genomic interval CGGTCACGGTCACCGTCGACGGCGCGCCGGTGCCGTTCCAGACGCACAACGGCGCGCCGGTGACACTGCACTTCCAGGGCGCGACCGTCTGAGTGCCCAGAGGATCAGGCCACGCGCTCGATCTCGACGTCGACCTCGACGACATCGGCGGCCGCACCGTGGTAGATGCCTTTGAGCGGCGTGACGTCGCCGTAGTCGCGGCCCCGGCCGACGATGACGTGCCGCTCGCCGACCGCCACGGCCGTCGTCGGATCGACCGCGCGCCACGAGCCCGTCCACGCTTCGAGCCACGCGTGGCTCTCCCCCGTGTAGCTCTGGCCGATCACCGCGTCCGGCGTGGGATGCAGGTAGCCGGAGACGTACCGGGCCGGGATCCCGATCGCGCGCAGCAGCGCGATTCCGAGGTGCGCGAAGTCCTGGCAGACCCCGTGACCCGCGTGCAGCACTTCGTCCGCCGTCGTCGCGACGGTCGTCGTCCCCGGCTCGTACGTGAACGCCTCGTGGATCCACGCCGTCGTCGCGTCGACGGCCTCGTCGGGTGTCGTGCCCGCGCGGATCTCGAGCGCGGCGCGCGCGATCGCGTCGGTCGAGACCACACGCGACGAATCGCACAGGTACTCGCAGTAGTCGTCGCGCGTGTCACCGTCGAGATCGCTCCACGCGGCCCCGCCCTCCGTCGACCGCGGATCGGCCGAGTCGACGAGGGACGACGCCGCGACGACGAGCTCGTCGTGCGTCTCGTGGACGTCGAACGCGTGCACGAGCGTCTGCCACGCGTCCGTGTACGCATAGAGCTGACTCCGCGGTGCCGTCTCGATCTCGTGCGTGATCGCGAGCTGCCCGTCGCGCGTCCGCGGCGAGATGCGCACCTCGTTGTACGACGCGTGGACCGGGCCCGAGTACCGCAACGTCGTGCGATGCCGGACGCGCAGTCGCCACGACATCAGGCGCTCCAC includes:
- a CDS encoding transglutaminase family protein translates to MSWRLRVRHRTTLRYSGPVHASYNEVRISPRTRDGQLAITHEIETAPRSQLYAYTDAWQTLVHAFDVHETHDELVVAASSLVDSADPRSTEGGAAWSDLDGDTRDDYCEYLCDSSRVVSTDAIARAALEIRAGTTPDEAVDATTAWIHEAFTYEPGTTTVATTADEVLHAGHGVCQDFAHLGIALLRAIGIPARYVSGYLHPTPDAVIGQSYTGESHAWLEAWTGSWRAVDPTTAVAVGERHVIVGRGRDYGDVTPLKGIYHGAAADVVEVDVEIERVA